Proteins co-encoded in one Vibrio fortis genomic window:
- a CDS encoding HAL/PAL/TAL family ammonia-lyase — MTTKNQNSITFGAERLTIEDVVAISQGASASMNTDPAFTSKIDRGVAFLERLLKEEGVIYGVTTGYGDSCTVAIPPNLVDELPLHLTRFHGCGLGETLTHDQARAVLATRLCSLSQGVSGVTHDLLNQIVTLINHDIAPRIPQEGSVGASGDLTPLSYLAAALIGERDVLYKGEVRPTSDVYNELGITPIKLKPKEGLALMNGTSVMTALACIAYKRAEYLSQLSTKITAMVSVGMHGNDFHFDEALFAVKPHPGQQQVAAWLRDDLQADRPPRNSDRLQDRYSLRCAPHVIGVVEDSLPWLRQMIENELNSANDNPIIDGDNERVLHGGHFYGGHIAMAMDTLKTAIANLADLLDRQMAQLMDYKFNNGLPFNLTGAQGERKPINHGFKAVQIGISAWTAEALKHTMPASVFSRSTECHNQDKVSMGTIAARDCLRVLELTEQVAAASLLAATQALELRKRANELDEHHMSDNLKQIRDQVMQEFEFVVEDRPLESDLRLFIQRIQQQHWTLY; from the coding sequence ATGACGACAAAGAATCAAAATAGCATCACATTTGGTGCAGAACGCCTAACGATCGAAGACGTTGTCGCGATCTCTCAAGGTGCATCAGCAAGCATGAACACCGACCCAGCGTTCACGTCTAAGATTGACCGAGGCGTGGCTTTTCTTGAACGCCTGCTAAAAGAGGAAGGGGTGATTTACGGCGTGACGACTGGCTATGGTGACTCATGTACCGTTGCTATCCCGCCAAACTTAGTCGATGAGCTACCTCTGCATCTGACGCGCTTTCACGGCTGTGGCCTTGGTGAAACCCTTACTCATGATCAAGCGCGTGCTGTATTGGCGACTCGCCTGTGCTCACTGTCTCAGGGCGTATCTGGCGTAACTCATGACCTGCTCAACCAAATCGTTACTCTGATTAACCACGATATTGCTCCACGTATACCTCAAGAAGGTTCTGTCGGAGCAAGTGGTGATTTAACACCGCTCTCTTACCTAGCAGCAGCATTAATTGGCGAACGTGATGTGCTGTACAAGGGAGAAGTGCGCCCAACCAGTGATGTATACAATGAGCTTGGTATCACACCAATCAAATTGAAGCCAAAAGAAGGCTTGGCGCTGATGAACGGGACATCGGTGATGACAGCGCTGGCTTGTATTGCTTACAAACGTGCTGAATATCTGTCTCAACTTTCGACCAAGATCACCGCCATGGTGTCTGTAGGTATGCACGGCAATGACTTCCACTTCGACGAAGCACTGTTTGCTGTGAAGCCTCACCCAGGCCAACAACAGGTTGCGGCTTGGTTACGTGATGACCTGCAAGCGGATCGTCCACCACGCAATAGTGACCGTCTGCAAGATCGCTATTCACTGCGCTGCGCACCACACGTAATTGGTGTGGTTGAAGATTCACTGCCGTGGCTACGTCAAATGATTGAAAACGAGCTAAACAGCGCGAACGACAATCCAATCATTGATGGTGATAATGAACGTGTACTGCATGGTGGTCACTTCTACGGTGGTCACATCGCTATGGCTATGGACACATTGAAGACTGCAATTGCAAACCTTGCCGATCTGCTTGATCGTCAAATGGCACAGCTGATGGACTATAAATTCAACAACGGCCTACCATTTAACCTGACGGGCGCACAAGGCGAGCGTAAGCCAATCAACCACGGCTTTAAAGCAGTACAAATTGGAATCTCAGCTTGGACAGCAGAAGCGCTCAAGCACACTATGCCAGCAAGCGTTTTTTCACGCTCAACCGAGTGTCATAACCAAGATAAAGTCAGCATGGGCACCATCGCTGCGCGTGATTGTCTGCGCGTACTAGAGCTAACAGAGCAGGTTGCTGCGGCTTCATTGCTGGCAGCGACACAAGCGCTAGAACTGCGTAAACGCGCTAATGAACTCGACGAACATCACATGAGTGACAACTTAAAACAGATCCGTGATCAAGTGATGCAAGAATTTGAGTTCGTTGTTGAAGACCGACCGTTGGAAAGCGATCTGCGTCTGTTTATTCAGCGTATTCAACAGCAGCACTGGACACTGTACTAA